In a genomic window of Lathamus discolor isolate bLatDis1 chromosome 4, bLatDis1.hap1, whole genome shotgun sequence:
- the LOC136014163 gene encoding hemoglobin subunit epsilon has product MAPRGGAAPGDKSLRGVRSAATGPCPPPAAAAASAATMVHWTAEEKQLIASLWAKVNVEECGAEALARLLIVYPWTQRFFSSFGNLSSPTAIVGNPKVRAHGKKVLTSFGEAVKNLDNIKATYSKLSELHCEKLHVDPENFRLLGDILIIVLASHFAKDFTPACQFAWQKLVGVVAHALARKYH; this is encoded by the exons ATGGCCCCGCGgggaggagctgctccaggggatAAAAGCCTGCGTGGGGTCCGCAGCGCAGCCACGGGTCCGTGTCCTCCtcctgccgccgccgcagccTCCGCCGCCACCATGGTGCACTGGACAGCCGAGGAGAAGCAGCTCATTGCCAGCCTCTGGGCCAAGGTCAACGTGGAGGAATGCGGAGCCGAGGCCCTGGCCAG GCTGCTGATCGTCTACCCCTGGACACAGAGGTTCTTCTCTTCCTTCGGGAACCTGTCCAGCCCCACGGCCATCGTGGGCAACCCCAAGGTCCGTGCCCACGGCAAGAAGGTGCTCACCTCCTTCGGGGAGGCCGTCAAGAACCTGGATAACATCAAGGCGACCTACTCCAAGCTGTCGGAGCTGCACTGCGAGAAGCTGCACGTGGACCCCGAGAACTTCAGG CTCCTCGGGGACATCCTCATCATCGTCCTGGCTTCCCACTTCGCCAAGGACTTCACCCCCGCCTGCCAGTTCGCCTGGCAGAAGCTGGTGGGTGTCGTGGCTCACGCTCTGGCCCGCAAGTACCACTGA
- the LOC136014162 gene encoding hemoglobin subunit beta codes for MVHWTAEEKQLITGLWGKVNVAECGAEALGRLLIVYPWTQRFFSSFGNLSSASAVLGNPNVRNHGKKVLTSFGEAVKNLDNIKNTFAQLSELHCDKLHVDPENFRLLGDILIIVLAGHFGKDFSPDCQAAWQKLVRAVAHALARKYH; via the exons ATGGTGCACTGGACAGCCGAAGAGAAGCAGCTCATCACCGGCCTCTGGGGCAAGGTCAACGTGGCCGAATGCGGAGCCGAGGCCCTGGGCAG GCTGCTGATCGTCTACCCCTGGACACAGAGGTTCTTCTCTTCCTTCGGGAACCTGTCCAGCGCCTCTGCCGTGCTCGGCAACCCCAATGTGCGCAACCACGGCAAGAAGGTGCTCACCTCCTTCGGGGAGGCCGTCAAGAACCTGGACAACATCAAGAACACCTTCGCCCAGCTGTCCGAGCTGCACTGCGACAAGCTGCACGTGGACCCCGAGAACTTCAGG ctcctgggtgACATCCTCATCATCGTCCTGGCCGGCCACTTCGGGAAGGATTTCAGCCCCGACTGCCAGGCTGCCTGGCAGAAGCTGGTCCGCGCCGTGGCCCACGCTCTGGCCCGCAAGTACCACTAA